Proteins encoded within one genomic window of Pieris brassicae chromosome 12, ilPieBrab1.1, whole genome shotgun sequence:
- the LOC123717358 gene encoding protein expanded, whose protein sequence is MRALCSVRGPLGGESRALGAGARLLSLRLPGQPQPIHFVVEAKGKVKDLKSLANTHPQLQGMNDTELFGLAILQNGEYLFVELESKLSKYAPKSWRSSHTHGLDANGKPLLELHLVVQFHVESPLLLHDDVGRHLYYLQLLHNIRSRDALPVEILLLLIGLALQADCGDEESYDNREYFKIEDYAPTSLTGDWVSAAARACHREHRGLTKTDAETRFIREVCLLPDTINSHRYRLKQSKTELEPGTVWLLVTAKGIKILPDKGSTSNFIWSSIGKLSFDRKKFEIRTEEGKITLYSSSEEKCKYLFALCKETHQFSMKLSSKLNEILVREEDERKNCFAYSKSFSLNYNKNKSEQRISLISSTSSNTTSGIVSDRVQSEDELEIMIDTPPAPSTESLAFAHLLDSSNSYKVSSLQMQKPKVRKKSKEDPDKIPKNDTSFEPVPETSRQFEDGDQTTESLADSPSSNMKCTGSQCSSSCSTVIMARAGLSPLSRASNGSSLELGYSHTAQNSMLSDNSTVGIDIEYTQDTASALYDGLGQAATVAASSETSGVYTMGSSELTARSKTYSISQGSRTDYSGSSYDRYKSSKENDLADFDSVSSILKHKSERTKIHRNPTSQPSSDCIDGINQFCDENASDNKENVFRERTNSNVSVTSFHGDGSDPTDNKHNILSASELSDLIVGRGIYPKTQSVSDTFDSVSDYVRIPLPFNGEGYHPNIDNSAQTATLNSSYINNSFFDRPPTPPTRLDSRKGFHLSLPNILDIDGHASIFPKYPDKPPPPYEYNHKTLSSSTSTPTKPPPAYPGSSNSSTFSKQADKEEVEARVVTSKPMITILTAEAGEVNTSGERTFASPMVLEHRFQKSKRHQASSRRAERSKLAQGLTNLSPSREVPPGISPNVLVAMMKLPPPPPPPRHSRLPPPPPATRLPPPPPPHNPMFHQQLYSDVDYVYYPLQDPSVSQQNYLDHKLTESRISNMHKNGLHYRSTPFLSTSLSCSSTYGSIQNLSDSYVQIPGTRTSWYSMTSRNSTSSHSINLDRPPLPTRIVEVPNFNRTKSHENMIIIKDPPPLKMRRMPPPPPPPYEHKKKLPSHLKETKLPHFSSSDNILRKKIDATKCDLDIKTLREKSKNLDLPLIAALCNDRSLLKQTKAFGVPKIKPVSDCGSDRKSTKTDPITTDNVDKNKSDISNRKVSTGSQKRVLVRNPTDKLPALPGAESHTPRAMSNTYVMHPSVVKTKRTQPSS, encoded by the exons ATGCGTGCTCTATGTTCGGTTCGCGGGCCGTTGGGCGGGGAGAGCCGCGCGCTCGGCGCAGGCGCACGGCTCCTGTCTCTTCGGCTGCCAGGTCAGCCGCAGCCTATACACTTCGTGGTAGAAGCCAAGGGGAAAGTCAAAGATCTAAAATCTTTAGCGAACACCCACCCACAGCTGCAAGGCATGAACGATACAGAGCTGTTCGGATTGGCGATATTACAAA acgGGGAGTACTTATTTGTTGAATTGGAAAGCAAACTATCTAAATACGCACCAAAGAGCTGGAGATCTTCTCATACTCAT GGTTTAGACGCCAATGGAAAACCATTGCTAGAACTTCACCTAGTCGTACAATTCCACGTGGAAAGTCCACTACTCTTACACGATGACGTCGGACGCCATTTGTATTATCTCCAACTGCTTCACAACATACGCTCAAGGGATGCTTTACCAGTAGAAATACTTTTACTCTTAATAGGACTAGCGTTACAAGCCGATTGTGGTGATGAAGAATCCTATGACAATCGGGAGTACTTTAAAATTGAAGATTACGCCCCAACATCTTTAACTGGTGACTGGGTATCGGCCGCTGCAAGAGCGTGTCACCGGGAGCATCGGGGTCTTACAAAAACTGATGCAGAAACCAGGTTTATTCGTGAAGTGTGCCTCCTACCAGATACCATTAATTCTCATAGATATCGACTAAAGCAATCAAAGACAGAACTTGAACCAGGTACTGTTTGGTTACTAGTCACAGcaaaaggaataaaaatattacccgACAAAGGCTCCACGTCAAATTTTATTTGGAGTTCCATTGGCAAGTTGAGTTTTGATCGAAAGAAGTTTGAAATCAGAACTGAGGAAGGCAAAATCACATTATACTCATCTAGTGAAgagaaatgtaaatatttattcgcgTTATGTAAAGAAACCCATCAGTTTTCAATGAAACTATCATCaaaactaaatgaaattttagTGCGAGAAGAAGATGAACGCAAGAATTGTTTCGCTTACTCTAAATCATTTAGTTTaaactacaataaaaacaaaagtgaaCAAAGAATATCTCTAATATCGTCAACAAGCTCCAATACTACATCAGGAATTGTGAGTGACAGAGTACAATCAGAAGATGAGTTGGAAATAATGATAGATACGCCCCCTGCTCCATCAACTGAAAGTTTAGCATTTGCTCATCTTTTAGACAGTTCAAATTCATATAAAGTTTCATCATTACAAATGCAAAAACCCAAAGTTCGTAAGAAAAGTAAAGAAGATCCAGATAAAATCCCTAAAAACGATACATCTTTTGAACCCGTACCAGAAACGAGCCGTCAGTTTGAGGACGGTGATCAAACAACTGAATCTCTAGCAGACAGCCCATCGAGTAATATGAAATGTACTGGTTCACAATGTTCCTCATCTTGCAGTACAGTCATTATGGCGAGGGCAGGGTTAAGCCCCCTTAGCAGAGCTTCTAACGGAAGCAGTTTGGAGTTAGGATATAGTCATACAGCCCAAAATTccatgttaagtgataacagTACAGTAGGAATTGACATAGAATACACTCAAGATACAGCATCCGCCTTGTATGACGGTCTAGGACAAGCAGCAACAGTAGCGGCATCAAGTGAAACTAGTGGTGTTTATACTATGGGAAGTTCAGAACTCACTGCACGTTCAAAGACTTATTCCATATCGCAAGGCAGCCGAACTGATTACAGCGGTTCATCGTACGATAGATATAAATCAAGTAAAGAAAATGATTTAGCCGACTTTGACAGCGTGTcttctatattaaaacataagtcGGAaagaacaaaaatacatagaaaTCCAACATCTCAGCCTAGTTCAGATTGCATTGACGGAATTAATCAATTCTGTGATGAAAACGCAAGTGATAACAAAGAAAACGTGTTTCGCGAACGCACAAACTCTAACGTTAGCGTTACATCTTTTCACGGCGACGGAAGTGATCCCACTgataataaacacaatatattaAGTGCAAGTGAACTAAGTGATCTAATAGTCGGTCGTGGTATTTATCCCAAAACACAATCCGTAAGTGACACATTTGATTCAGTTTCAGATTACGTTAGGATACCATTGCCGTTTAATGGCGAAGGCTATCATCCAAACATAGATAATTCAGCACAAACGGCCACACTTAACAGCAGCTACATAAACAATTCATTTTTCGACCGACCTCCGACACCGCCAACTCGATTAGACAGCAGAAAAGGATTTCATTTGTCTCTGCCAAACATTTTAGATATAGATGGCCATGCGTCTATTTTCCCAAAGTACCCTGACAAGCCTCCTCCACCGTACGaatataatcataaaaccTTATCGTCGTCTACCTCCACGCCCACAAAACCTCCGCCTGCATATCCAGGTTCGAGTAATTCTAGTACTTTTTCAAAACAAGCAGATAAAGAGGAAGTAGAAGCGAGAGTAGTTACATCTAAACCTATGATCACCATTCTCACAGCGGAAGCCGGAGAAGTCAACACTTCGGGTGAGCGAACATTTGCAAGCCCAATGGTTCTGGAACACCGATTTCAAAAGTCCAAGCGTCACCAAGCATCGAGTCGTAGAGCTGAACGTTCAAAATTAGCTCAAGGTCTAACGAATTTATCGCCTTCAAGAGAAGTTCCTCCGGGTATCAGTCCTAACGTCCTAGTAGCGATGATGAAATTACCGCCGCCACCTCCTCCGCCCCGTCACTCGAGACTGCCTCCTCCGCCGCCCGCAACGAGGCTGCCGCCCCCGCCTCCACCCCATAACCCTATGTTCCACCAACAACTTTACAGTGATGTGGACTATGTGTACTATCCTCTTCAAGACCCATCCGTGTCCCAACAGAACTACCTCGACCACAAGTTAACTGAATCTCGAATATCAAACATGCACAAAAATGGGTTACACTATAGAAGTACACCATTTCTCTCCACATCATTATCGTGCTCTTCGACGTATGGCTCGATCCAAAACTTGTCTGATTCATACGTTCAAATTCCCGGAACGCGTACTAGTTGGTACTCAATGACTAGTCGAAATTCTACAAGTAGCCATTCCATTAATCTAGATAGACCACCTTTACCGACCCGCATCGTAGAGGTTCCGAACTTTAATCGAACTAAATCGCACGAAAAcatgataattataaaagacCCACCGCCTTTAAAAATGAGAAGAATGCCGCCTCCGCCACCCCCTCCCTACGAACACAAAAAAAAGCTTCCATCTCATTTGAAAGAAACAAAGCTCCCACATTTTAGTTCAAGtgacaatattttaagaaagaaAATAGATGCAACTAAATGCGATTTAGACATCAAAACGCTTAGAGAAAAAAGCAAGAACTTAGACTTGCCACTTATAGCCGCTTTGTGCAACGACCGTTCACTATTAAAACAGACTAAAGCCTTTGGCGTCCCAAAAATAAAGCCAGTCAGTGATTGTGGAAGTGATCGAAAAAGTACGAAGACGGATCCAATAACCACCGATAATGTAGATAAGAATAAATCTGATATAAGTAACAGGAAAGTAAGCACAGGTTCTCAAAAAAGAGTGTTAGTTCGCAATCCAACCGATAAACTTCCAGCATTGCCCGGAGCAGAGAGTCACACTCCAAGAGCTATGTCTAATACGTATGTGATGCATCCGAGTGTCGTTAAGACAAAGAGAACTCAACCCAGCTCATGA
- the LOC123717360 gene encoding uncharacterized protein LOC123717360 yields MNDLPEASDSNGTTELETLEYLRGVKSSTCLLLTPSPTTLDFKHPLSEEMGDSAFLALNDDTKSINIGNSEASAGDSSSSGDSNSVAQDPVSAQLINNISMLDYQTLSKNGDIILGQPESKLNGSLSVNNRKLPNFVKWNWPLIRNIILWIVLSALIACLAAIVTMVVTIPKTCNPNLPWHQGKVFYEVFPASFKDSNNDGFGDIKGLIKKLDYIKELGGSIIRLNYIFESHDYPVHFYNTTNSLKIDRSIGVLKDFQDLVLAVHKLNMHIILDVPVSSLIVIEPFPISNQSILANNETTSDLDITTKSILFWVCEQNVDGLYLKNLEMFTADDNFGKSLQIWKELIGSDKIFMASEAALLKAKGSSLTVLLNRIDLIDIHIDLNNGVKRLKDRIESVTSGILWEKPHYPWVHWNVGNINSQRISSKTTNNTLASIALEMVLPGAVGIFYGDEIALGSLERYGIESDFHEHEHVHNLATMSFTENDKTDTGAILPWNHESIKKPRYEYLNIIKQLIQMRLNTPTIYLRGIYKEGNVLKNIDVRKTVDNLVVIERWFPRRNTCVFVCNFGNQAITTDLSSMFYGGVVVGATNSSLVGTLVYFDKVTFSPNSALIIKLEK; encoded by the exons atgaatGACTTGCCCGAAGCTAGTGATAGCAATGGAACAACTGAACTTGAAACTTTGGAATATCTTCGTGGTGTAAAATCATCAACCTGTCTGCTCTTGACTCCAAGTCCAACAACGTTGGATTTTAAACATCCACTCTCAGAAGAAATGGGTGATAGCGCTTTTTTAGCATTGAATGATGACACCAAGAGCATTAACATTGGAAACTCTG AGGCAAGCGCTGGTGATTCTAGTTCATCAGGAGATTCTAACTCTGTTGCTCAAGACCCTGTCAGTGCACAGCTCATTAACAATATAAGCATGCTGGATTACCAGACTCTTAGCAAAAATGGAGACATCATTTTAGGCCAg CCAGAAAGTAAACTTAATGGAAGTTTAAGTGTCAACAATAGAAAATTACCCAATTTTGTGAAATGGAACTGGCCTCTAAtaagaaacattattttatggatTGTACTCTCGGCTCTAATTGCATGCTTGGCAGCAATTGTTACTATGGTAGTAACTATACCAAAAACTTGTAATCCTAATCTTCCCTGGCATCAAGGTAAGGTATTCTATGAAGTTTTTCCTGCAAGTTTTAAGGATTCAAATAATGACGGTTTTGGTGATATAAAgggtttgataaaaaaattagattatattaaagaGTTAGGAGGTTCTATTATTCgccttaattatatatttgaatctCATGACTATCCTGTACACttttataatacaacaaaTAGCCTAAAAATTGATAGGAGTATAGgtgttttaaaagattttcaagACCTGGTATTGGCAGTTCATAAACTTAATATGCATATAATACTTGATGTACCAGTGTCTAGTCTAATTGTAATTGAGCCTTTTCCAATTTCAAATCAATCTATCCTAGCAAATAATGAGACTACTTCAGACCTCGATATTACTACCAAGAGTATCCTTTTTTGGGTTTGTGAGCAGAATGTTGATggattatatttgaaaaacttAGAAATGTTTACTGCGGATGATAATTTTGGAAAATCATTGCAAATTTGGAAAGAACTCATTGGTAGTGACAAAATTTTTATGGCAAGTGAAGCTGCACTCTTGAaagccaagggatcaagccttACAGTTTTGCTAAACAGAATAGATTTGATTGATATTCATATAGACTTGAACAATGGTGTGAAGAGATTAAAAGATAGGATTGAATCTGTAACATCTGGAATCCTTTGGGAAAAACCTCACTATCCATGGGTTCATTGGAATGTAGGTAACATCAACAGCCAAAGGATTTCATCAAAAACAACCAACAATACTCTTGCTTCAATAGCTTTAGAGATGGTTTTGCCTGGTGCGGTAGGAATATTCTACGGCGATGAAATAGCTTTGGGGAGTCTAGAAAGATATGGTATAGAAAGTGATTTCCATGAACATGAACATGTACATAACCTTGCTACTATGTCATTTACTGAAAATGACAAAACTGACACCGGCGCAATATTACCGTGGAATCATGAATCTATTAAAAAACCAAGGtacgaatatttaaacattataaaacagttAATTCAAATGAGATTGAACACTCCAACAATTTATTTACGGGGAATATATAAAGAGGGtaatgttttgaaaaatatagatGTGCGGAAAACAGTGGACAATCTTGTTGTTATTGAGCGCTGGTTTCCGCGAAGAAATACGTGtgtatttgtttgtaattttggCAATCAGGCGATAACAACAGATTTATCATCTATGTTTTATGGTGGTGTTGTTGTGGGTGCGACAAATTCATCTCTTGTCGGAACACttgtatattttgataaagttaCATTTTCTCCGAATTCAgctcttattattaaattagaaaaataa
- the LOC123717359 gene encoding carnitine O-palmitoyltransferase 2, mitochondrial isoform X2: protein MLRLSKLSNSDKTIIKIIKENYSSSTNSRYVRDKNYQFLQHSKVPTMHFQKSMPRLPIPELSKTGERYLRALKPLLSSTQYADAEKRTNNFILNEGKELQARLIAKDKVNKHTSYISDYWFDLYLRDRVPLPINYNPLLVFQNDSRPAYNDQLVRATNFLVTASRFMLSLRESILEPEVFHMQPKKSDTQLFRTVTGLLPSTLSWYGAYLFKAFPLDMSQFPGLFNATRIPQIDKDRIFRDPSSKHVVVQRKGNFYVFDVLDSNGNLLSPEELLGNMAKIISDDKPSADFPLGILTSQNRNDWAKQRQHLEDIGNAEALKKIDSAIFNLVLDEDSIHDDKHKILRQYLHSDGNNRWFDKSFSLIVTKDGVSGINFEHSWGDGVGVLRFFQDTYKEITNKPFIHPESTPSDKHITVEKLSFKIDDKIKECVQNAQMEYKKWCDSLSIDYILYEDLNREDCKKYKVSADCIMQIGFQAFCDQLHSNNYSKDSLRTLMTECSSYHSELVKEAAMGQGFDRHLFALQKMAQENNIQTEIYDSYEYKYLNKSILSTSTLSSPNVLAGGFGPVTREGFGIGYSAFADKLGAAVTSYKDHNNSTQFVEALHKSFADITKILSG from the exons atgtTGAGGCTTAGCAAATTGTCTAATTCGGATaagacaattattaaaattataaaagagaATTATTCAAGTTCGACAAACTCTCGATATGTACGTGACAAAAATTATCAGTTTTTGCAACATAGTAAGGTGCCAACAATGCACTTCCAAAAGTCGATGCCCCGTCTTCCGATACCAGAGTTATCCAAAACTGGAGAAAGATATTTAAGGGCGTTAAAACCGTTACTAAGTTCTACACAGTATGCTGATGCTGAGAAAagaactaataattttattcttaatgaAGGTAAAGAACTGCAAGCAAGATTAATTGCTAAAGATAAAGTAAACAAACATACTAGTTACATATCTGACTATTGGTTTGACCTTTACTTGCGAGATCGTGTTCCATTgcctataaattataatcctCTATTAGTTTTTCAAAATGATTCAAGACCAGCATATAATGATCAACTAGTCCGTGCAACAAATTTCCTGGTGACTGCATCAAGATTTATGCTATCCTTAAGGGAATCGATTCTGGAACCAGAGGTATTTCATATGCAACCAAAGAAGAGTGATACACAACTTTTCCGAACCGTAACTGGATTGTTACCTAGTACATTGTCTTG GTATggtgcttatttatttaaagctttTCCATTAGACATGAGTCAATTTCCAGGACTCTTCAACGCTACCAGAATACCTCAAATTGACAAAGATAGAATTTTCCGAGATCCCTCTAGTAAGCATGTTGTGGTGCAAAGAAAAggaaatttttatgtttttgatgTCTTGGATTCTAATG GAAATCTACTGTCACCAGAAGAATTACTTGGCAACATGGCAAAAATTATAAGTGATGACAAACCAAGTGCCGATTTTCCACTAGGTATTCTAACTTCCCAGAATCGAAATGACTGGGCTAAGCAACGGCAACATTTAGAAGACATTGGTAATGCCGAAGCATTGAAAAAGATTGACTCCGCTATTTTTAACCTTGTATTGGATGAAGATAGTATTCACGATGATAAGCACAAAATTTTGAGGCAATATCTACATAGTGATGGAAATAATAG GTGGTTTGACAAGTCATTCAGCCTTATTGTAACTAAAGATGGCGTTTCGGGTATTAATTTTGAGCATTCGTGGGGTGATGGTGTTGGTGTTTTGAGATTCTTCCAGGACACCTATAAAGAGATAACTAATAAACCATTCATCCATCCCGAAAGTACGCCTTCTGATAAACATATTACGGTTGAAAAATTAA GTTTTAAAATAGatgacaaaataaaagaatgtGTACAAAATGCTCAAATGGAGTACAAGAAATGGTGCGACTCGTTGAGCATTGATTACATATTGTATGAAGATCTTAACAGAGAAGATTGCAAAAAGTATAAAGTCAGCGCGGATTGTATTATGCAAATAGGATTTCAG gcGTTCTGTGACCAACTACACTCAAACAATTACTCAAAAGACAGTCTCCGAACACTAATGACTGAGTGTTCCTCGTACCACAGTGAACTTGTGAAGGAAGCAGCTATGGGACAGGGTTTCGATAGACATCTATTTGCCCTACAGAAGATGGCTCAAGAAAACAACATACAAACGGAAATATACGACTCATAtgaatataagtatttaaataaatcaatactcAGTACGAGTACATTGTCATCACCAAATGTTTTAGCTGGAGGATTTGGACCTGTTACAAGAGAAGGTTTTGGTATTGG ATACTCTGCCTTTGCTGATAAATTAGGAGCAGCAGTGACAAGTTATAAAGACCACAATAACAGCACACAATTTGTCGAAGCTCTCCATAAATCCTTTGCTGATATCACAAAAATTCTATCtggctaa
- the LOC123717359 gene encoding carnitine O-palmitoyltransferase 2, mitochondrial isoform X1 translates to MLRLSKLSNSDKTIIKIIKENYSSSTNSRYVRDKNYQFLQHSKVPTMHFQKSMPRLPIPELSKTGERYLRALKPLLSSTQYADAEKRTNNFILNEGKELQARLIAKDKVNKHTSYISDYWFDLYLRDRVPLPINYNPLLVFQNDSRPAYNDQLVRATNFLVTASRFMLSLRESILEPEVFHMQPKKSDTQLFRTVTGLLPSTLSWYGAYLFKAFPLDMSQFPGLFNATRIPQIDKDRIFRDPSSKHVVVQRKGNFYVFDVLDSNGNLLSPEELLGNMAKIISDDKPSADFPLGILTSQNRNDWAKQRQHLEDIGNAEALKKIDSAIFNLVLDEDSIHDDKHKILRQYLHSDGNNRWFDKSFSLIVTKDGVSGINFEHSWGDGVGVLRFFQDTYKEITNKPFIHPESTPSDKHITVEKLSFKIDDKIKECVQNAQMEYKKWCDSLSIDYILYEDLNREDCKKYKVSADCIMQIGFQAAYHLLYGKYVGTYESCSTSAFKHGRTETMRPCTEKTKAFCDQLHSNNYSKDSLRTLMTECSSYHSELVKEAAMGQGFDRHLFALQKMAQENNIQTEIYDSYEYKYLNKSILSTSTLSSPNVLAGGFGPVTREGFGIGYSAFADKLGAAVTSYKDHNNSTQFVEALHKSFADITKILSG, encoded by the exons atgtTGAGGCTTAGCAAATTGTCTAATTCGGATaagacaattattaaaattataaaagagaATTATTCAAGTTCGACAAACTCTCGATATGTACGTGACAAAAATTATCAGTTTTTGCAACATAGTAAGGTGCCAACAATGCACTTCCAAAAGTCGATGCCCCGTCTTCCGATACCAGAGTTATCCAAAACTGGAGAAAGATATTTAAGGGCGTTAAAACCGTTACTAAGTTCTACACAGTATGCTGATGCTGAGAAAagaactaataattttattcttaatgaAGGTAAAGAACTGCAAGCAAGATTAATTGCTAAAGATAAAGTAAACAAACATACTAGTTACATATCTGACTATTGGTTTGACCTTTACTTGCGAGATCGTGTTCCATTgcctataaattataatcctCTATTAGTTTTTCAAAATGATTCAAGACCAGCATATAATGATCAACTAGTCCGTGCAACAAATTTCCTGGTGACTGCATCAAGATTTATGCTATCCTTAAGGGAATCGATTCTGGAACCAGAGGTATTTCATATGCAACCAAAGAAGAGTGATACACAACTTTTCCGAACCGTAACTGGATTGTTACCTAGTACATTGTCTTG GTATggtgcttatttatttaaagctttTCCATTAGACATGAGTCAATTTCCAGGACTCTTCAACGCTACCAGAATACCTCAAATTGACAAAGATAGAATTTTCCGAGATCCCTCTAGTAAGCATGTTGTGGTGCAAAGAAAAggaaatttttatgtttttgatgTCTTGGATTCTAATG GAAATCTACTGTCACCAGAAGAATTACTTGGCAACATGGCAAAAATTATAAGTGATGACAAACCAAGTGCCGATTTTCCACTAGGTATTCTAACTTCCCAGAATCGAAATGACTGGGCTAAGCAACGGCAACATTTAGAAGACATTGGTAATGCCGAAGCATTGAAAAAGATTGACTCCGCTATTTTTAACCTTGTATTGGATGAAGATAGTATTCACGATGATAAGCACAAAATTTTGAGGCAATATCTACATAGTGATGGAAATAATAG GTGGTTTGACAAGTCATTCAGCCTTATTGTAACTAAAGATGGCGTTTCGGGTATTAATTTTGAGCATTCGTGGGGTGATGGTGTTGGTGTTTTGAGATTCTTCCAGGACACCTATAAAGAGATAACTAATAAACCATTCATCCATCCCGAAAGTACGCCTTCTGATAAACATATTACGGTTGAAAAATTAA GTTTTAAAATAGatgacaaaataaaagaatgtGTACAAAATGCTCAAATGGAGTACAAGAAATGGTGCGACTCGTTGAGCATTGATTACATATTGTATGAAGATCTTAACAGAGAAGATTGCAAAAAGTATAAAGTCAGCGCGGATTGTATTATGCAAATAGGATTTCAG GCTGCCTATCACCTGTTATATGGAAAATATGTGGGTACTTACGAATCTTGTAGTACATCTGCTTTTAAGCACGGAAGGACCGAGACAATGCGGCCCTGTACCGAAAAGACaaag gcGTTCTGTGACCAACTACACTCAAACAATTACTCAAAAGACAGTCTCCGAACACTAATGACTGAGTGTTCCTCGTACCACAGTGAACTTGTGAAGGAAGCAGCTATGGGACAGGGTTTCGATAGACATCTATTTGCCCTACAGAAGATGGCTCAAGAAAACAACATACAAACGGAAATATACGACTCATAtgaatataagtatttaaataaatcaatactcAGTACGAGTACATTGTCATCACCAAATGTTTTAGCTGGAGGATTTGGACCTGTTACAAGAGAAGGTTTTGGTATTGG ATACTCTGCCTTTGCTGATAAATTAGGAGCAGCAGTGACAAGTTATAAAGACCACAATAACAGCACACAATTTGTCGAAGCTCTCCATAAATCCTTTGCTGATATCACAAAAATTCTATCtggctaa